Proteins from one Mucilaginibacter jinjuensis genomic window:
- a CDS encoding pectinesterase family protein: protein MRFGLLMLFCVCLSATFAQTKRFVVAADGSGNYKTVQQAINAVPDSSKQTTVIYIKKGIYKEKLVLPATKLHVQMIGEDKDKTILTYDDYHARKDSTGKEIGTSGSASFFIYGSDFSAENLTFENSAGLTAGQAVAVWVAGDQSFFKNCRFLGFQDTLYTFGPGSRQFYLDCYIEGTVDFIFGAATAWFQNCTIYCKKGGGYVTAASTPNGAAYGYVFKNCKITGDAPDESFYLGRPWRPYAKVVYINCDLGPQIKAVGWDFWRNEANKATAYYAEYKNTGAGFKPNGRVSWSHQLTDDEVNQYTAKKVLGGTDNWNPLKDK from the coding sequence ATGAGATTCGGGTTATTAATGCTGTTTTGCGTTTGTCTGTCTGCAACCTTCGCCCAAACCAAACGGTTTGTTGTTGCTGCGGATGGCAGTGGTAATTATAAAACCGTACAACAGGCTATTAATGCCGTGCCCGATAGCAGTAAACAGACTACCGTTATCTATATTAAAAAAGGAATCTATAAAGAAAAACTGGTATTGCCTGCTACCAAGCTACATGTGCAAATGATTGGTGAAGACAAGGATAAAACCATCCTTACTTACGATGATTACCACGCCCGTAAAGACAGTACCGGCAAAGAGATTGGCACCAGCGGTTCGGCCAGTTTTTTTATTTATGGCTCTGATTTTAGTGCCGAGAATTTAACTTTCGAAAACTCTGCCGGGCTTACGGCTGGTCAGGCTGTGGCGGTTTGGGTGGCGGGCGATCAGTCGTTTTTTAAGAACTGCCGCTTTCTTGGCTTTCAGGATACATTGTACACCTTCGGGCCAGGCAGCCGCCAATTTTATTTGGACTGTTATATCGAAGGTACGGTCGACTTTATTTTCGGGGCTGCTACGGCTTGGTTTCAAAACTGCACTATCTATTGCAAAAAGGGCGGTGGTTATGTTACCGCGGCATCAACTCCTAATGGTGCAGCTTACGGCTATGTATTTAAAAACTGCAAGATAACCGGCGATGCGCCTGATGAAAGTTTTTACCTCGGCCGGCCGTGGCGGCCATACGCCAAAGTGGTTTATATCAATTGCGATTTAGGCCCACAGATCAAAGCCGTAGGCTGGGATTTCTGGAGAAATGAAGCCAATAAAGCAACTGCCTATTATGCCGAATACAAGAATACAGGTGCAGGTTTTAAACCTAACGGGCGGGTTAGCTGGTCGCATCAATTGACTGATGACGAAGTAAATCAATACACCGCTAAAAAAGTTTTAGGCGGCACAGATAACTGGAACCCTTTAAAAGATAAATAG
- a CDS encoding rhamnogalacturonan acetylesterase yields the protein MNTPILKKYLAYSLVIVGLAFAAFKLPQKHITVYMIGDSTMSIKEKRAYPETGWGMPFANFFDTTVTIDNRAKNGRSTKSFIAEGLWQPVADNLKEGDYLFIQFGHNDEVKTKATYTSEEDYKKYLLQFVTVARSKKAIPILITPVTRRQFDANGKVIATHPIYTPLVKQVAQENHVLLIDLDQKSQDLLQELGPDKSQLLYNYLVAGEHPNYPDGKQDNTHFSELGARRIAELVLAEVRTVAPELAERIIKPKPVTK from the coding sequence ATGAATACCCCTATATTAAAGAAATATCTCGCTTATAGTCTTGTTATTGTTGGATTAGCTTTTGCCGCTTTTAAGCTGCCGCAAAAGCATATTACCGTCTACATGATCGGCGATTCTACCATGTCTATCAAAGAAAAACGTGCCTACCCCGAAACCGGCTGGGGTATGCCTTTTGCCAATTTCTTCGATACCACAGTTACCATTGATAACCGCGCCAAAAACGGCCGCAGTACCAAATCATTTATTGCCGAAGGTTTATGGCAGCCTGTTGCTGATAATTTGAAAGAAGGTGATTACCTGTTTATCCAATTCGGGCACAATGATGAAGTAAAAACCAAGGCCACCTATACTTCTGAAGAAGATTATAAAAAATATCTATTACAGTTTGTAACTGTTGCCCGCAGCAAAAAGGCGATCCCGATTTTGATTACCCCGGTAACCCGCAGGCAGTTTGATGCGAATGGAAAAGTAATCGCCACACATCCTATCTACACCCCACTGGTAAAACAGGTAGCGCAAGAAAATCATGTGTTACTAATAGACCTCGACCAAAAAAGCCAGGATCTATTACAGGAATTAGGCCCTGACAAATCACAGCTACTTTACAATTATTTAGTAGCCGGCGAACATCCTAACTATCCCGATGGTAAGCAAGACAACACCCATTTCAGCGAACTCGGCGCCCGCCGTATAGCCGAGTTGGTATTGGCCGAAGTACGTACAGTAGCACCTGAATTAGCCGAACGCATTATCAAACCAAAACCAGTTACCAAATGA
- a CDS encoding SusC/RagA family TonB-linked outer membrane protein, translated as MTKTLLHICLLLILSVPAWAQNRQITGQVFDNDTNDPIIGASVIIKGTAQGGQTDVHGGFKLSIPSNGNTVLIIRYLGYKTEEVTVGDKTTLSVKLSSNSQQLNEVVAVGFATVKRRDLTGAVSSVTAKQLKDIPVASAGQALAGRLAGVQITQSEGSPDADIRIRVRGGGSITQDNSPLYIIDGVQVENGLNNIAPQDIESIDVLKDAASTAIYGARGANGVVIITTKGGHEQRTTVSYNGYVGVSNLAKELKVMSPYDFVVYQYERNRFSPSSDSTTYIKDYGRSFDSLSRYKNVPAVDWQKEALGRSALQQQHNVSITGGTKTTQFNISFTNDQHQGTVLNSNYTRNLINFRFDHTASDHFRVGFNARYSAQDVDGAGTSNSGSSPYNNLRNSVKYRPFSVPGVPDDSIDPAYFDETNQAGNNIGVINPVANSNAQYRKNYQNVLDLNGYANYTFNKYFAFKTTLGVDINTQKQNAFDDAITFNARINGGGQPMAGTVNSSTNTLDVSNVLTFNNAAANSKHHDINVILGNEFYNLHTESTSNQFKLFPIGIDPVTALNQLNLGTIIPTYPLQTYATSHLLSFFGRANYAYDKKYLASFTLRADGSSKFAPGRQWGYFPSGSFAWKLSDENFMKDFRALTNIKVRLSYGTSGNNRIADYLYQPAFNANALYGLNESTTSIGFSPAYLFNPLLKWETTVSKNLGLDFGILKDRIQISLDAYNNITKNLLINVPVPTSSGYATQLQNVGKTGNKGVEAQINATIIQKKNFSWSANFNISYNSNKVLALAPGQTSYLQNSGWGVSGQPADFIVKVGSPVGSVYGYQSDGFYKTSDFNYNAATQTYTLKAGVADPSKVIGTAQPGLIKYKDLNGDGVITDADKTILGTTNPQITGGLNQSFTFWNFDMSVFVNFQAKAKVLNANEIEFTNGYTSNTNLLAQETSRWKTIDANGNQVEKVANGVVTGAAPGVLDALNANAKYPIPVTGSAAFYPTSSAVENAAFLRINNITLGYSFRGAFLTRLKISRLRVYATGNNLGIITSYSGYDPDVNTRRGTPVTPGVDYAAYPRSRSYLFGVNLTL; from the coding sequence ATGACTAAAACTTTACTTCACATTTGCTTATTGCTGATCCTATCGGTACCGGCGTGGGCGCAAAACCGGCAAATAACCGGGCAAGTTTTTGATAATGACACCAACGACCCCATTATTGGTGCCAGCGTAATTATCAAAGGCACTGCACAAGGTGGCCAAACAGATGTACATGGCGGGTTTAAACTTAGCATACCATCAAACGGTAACACCGTATTAATTATCCGTTACCTGGGTTACAAAACCGAAGAGGTTACCGTGGGCGATAAAACAACCCTCAGCGTAAAACTGAGCAGCAACTCACAACAACTTAATGAGGTTGTTGCCGTGGGTTTTGCCACCGTTAAACGCCGCGACCTTACCGGTGCTGTATCATCAGTAACCGCTAAACAGTTGAAAGATATCCCGGTTGCTTCGGCAGGCCAGGCACTGGCAGGCCGTTTGGCCGGTGTGCAGATCACCCAGTCAGAAGGTTCGCCTGATGCCGATATCCGGATCCGCGTACGTGGCGGCGGTTCTATTACCCAGGATAACTCACCGCTTTATATTATAGATGGTGTGCAGGTTGAAAATGGACTTAACAACATTGCTCCACAGGATATTGAATCGATCGATGTTTTAAAAGATGCTGCATCAACCGCTATTTATGGTGCGCGTGGTGCTAATGGTGTTGTAATTATCACCACCAAAGGCGGGCACGAACAGCGTACAACTGTAAGCTATAACGGCTATGTGGGTGTAAGCAATTTGGCGAAAGAATTAAAAGTAATGAGCCCTTATGATTTTGTGGTTTATCAATACGAGCGTAACCGTTTCAGCCCAAGTTCAGACAGTACAACCTATATTAAAGATTATGGCCGCAGTTTCGATTCGCTTTCGAGATATAAAAATGTACCTGCTGTAGATTGGCAAAAGGAAGCTTTAGGCCGTAGCGCATTGCAACAACAACACAACGTAAGCATCACTGGTGGTACCAAAACCACCCAGTTTAATATAAGCTTTACCAATGATCAGCACCAGGGAACAGTGCTGAACTCTAATTATACCCGTAACTTAATCAACTTTAGGTTTGATCATACCGCTTCAGATCATTTCAGGGTTGGTTTTAATGCCCGTTACAGCGCACAGGATGTTGATGGCGCGGGTACCTCAAACTCAGGTAGTTCGCCATATAACAACCTGCGTAATAGTGTTAAATACAGACCATTCAGCGTGCCCGGAGTACCAGACGACAGTATTGACCCTGCATATTTTGATGAAACCAACCAGGCAGGTAATAATATTGGTGTAATTAACCCTGTTGCCAACTCTAATGCGCAGTATCGTAAAAACTATCAAAACGTATTAGACCTTAACGGTTATGCAAATTATACCTTTAACAAATATTTTGCTTTCAAAACAACATTAGGGGTTGATATTAATACCCAAAAGCAAAACGCATTTGATGATGCCATTACCTTTAACGCCCGCATTAATGGCGGTGGCCAGCCTATGGCAGGTACCGTTAACAGCAGTACCAATACGCTCGATGTTTCGAACGTATTAACTTTTAATAACGCTGCCGCCAACTCAAAACACCACGATATTAATGTGATATTGGGTAATGAGTTTTATAACCTGCATACAGAGAGCACATCAAATCAATTTAAATTATTCCCGATAGGTATTGATCCGGTGACAGCCTTAAACCAGCTTAACCTGGGTACAATTATACCTACCTATCCATTGCAAACGTATGCTACCAGCCACCTGCTCTCTTTCTTCGGCAGGGCTAACTATGCGTACGATAAAAAGTACCTGGCATCATTTACCCTCCGTGCAGATGGTTCATCGAAATTTGCACCTGGCCGCCAGTGGGGATACTTCCCTTCAGGTTCATTCGCATGGAAACTGTCTGATGAGAACTTCATGAAAGATTTCCGGGCCTTAACCAACATCAAAGTAAGGTTAAGCTATGGTACATCGGGTAATAACCGTATTGCCGATTATCTGTACCAACCAGCCTTTAATGCCAATGCTTTATATGGACTGAATGAAAGCACTACAAGCATCGGCTTTAGTCCGGCATATCTTTTCAATCCATTATTGAAATGGGAAACTACCGTATCAAAAAACTTAGGTCTTGATTTCGGTATCCTGAAAGACCGAATCCAAATCTCCCTGGATGCTTATAACAATATCACCAAAAACCTGCTGATTAACGTACCGGTGCCTACCAGCTCTGGTTACGCAACCCAGTTACAGAATGTGGGTAAAACCGGCAACAAAGGGGTAGAGGCACAGATTAACGCAACCATTATCCAGAAGAAAAACTTTAGCTGGTCGGCCAACTTTAATATTTCTTACAACAGCAACAAAGTGTTGGCATTGGCTCCCGGCCAAACCTCTTACTTACAAAATTCAGGATGGGGCGTATCTGGCCAGCCTGCAGATTTTATCGTAAAAGTAGGTTCGCCGGTGGGTAGCGTATATGGTTACCAAAGCGATGGTTTCTACAAAACATCAGATTTTAACTATAATGCCGCAACACAAACATATACCCTTAAAGCAGGCGTTGCAGATCCATCTAAAGTTATCGGTACGGCGCAGCCCGGTTTAATAAAGTATAAAGACTTAAATGGCGATGGTGTAATTACCGATGCCGATAAAACTATACTGGGCACAACCAACCCACAAATTACAGGTGGTTTAAACCAATCGTTTACCTTCTGGAATTTCGACATGAGCGTGTTTGTAAACTTCCAGGCCAAAGCCAAGGTGCTTAACGCCAACGAAATTGAGTTTACCAACGGTTATACCTCAAATACCAACTTACTTGCCCAGGAAACAAGCCGCTGGAAAACTATCGACGCCAACGGTAACCAGGTTGAAAAAGTGGCAAACGGTGTAGTAACAGGTGCAGCACCTGGCGTACTTGATGCCTTAAATGCTAACGCTAAATATCCAATCCCGGTTACAGGAAGCGCGGCTTTCTACCCAACCTCATCGGCGGTTGAAAATGCAGCATTCCTGCGCATCAACAATATTACTTTGGGTTACTCTTTCAGAGGTGCATTCTTAACCCGGTTAAAAATAAGCAGGCTAAGAGTATACGCAACAGGCAACAACCTGGGCATTATTACCAGCTATTCTGGTTATGATCCCGATGTAAATACCCGCCGTGGTACGCCGGTTACACCGGGTGTTGATTATGCTGCTTATCCGCGCAGCCGCAGCTATTTATTTGGTGTCAACCTTACTTTATAA
- a CDS encoding LacI family DNA-binding transcriptional regulator has protein sequence MFQAYTIKDIAKALGLSTSTVSRALNGSYEIGNETKKLVLEYAEKINYRPNPIALSLKDQKSHSLGVVVAEVANTYFSQAINGIESIAYNRGYHVIITQTHESAARESANVQHLLSRHVDGLLVSLSSETTDLTQYKYLHEKGFPIVFFDRVAADIDTHKVTADNYKGSFEATEHLINSGFMQIAHLTNSANLMISQKRLEGYKDALEKHNVCYRPELIKHCNHGGMIQEEVEEAIKELLNLDERPDAIFIASDRLTTSCMAILKKFKVKVPEDIAISGFTNSDVAELFDPPLTVVRQPAFQIGQIATEMLIKVIESKYPVTEFVTETLDTVLIKRASSEKV, from the coding sequence ATGTTTCAGGCTTATACTATTAAAGATATTGCGAAGGCGCTTGGGTTATCAACTTCAACGGTATCCAGGGCATTAAACGGGAGTTATGAAATTGGCAATGAAACCAAGAAGCTGGTTTTAGAGTATGCCGAGAAAATTAACTACCGCCCAAACCCTATTGCGCTTAGTTTAAAAGATCAGAAAAGCCATTCGCTGGGTGTGGTAGTTGCCGAAGTTGCCAATACTTATTTTTCGCAAGCCATTAATGGGATCGAATCTATTGCCTACAACCGTGGCTACCACGTAATTATTACGCAAACGCATGAATCGGCCGCGCGCGAAAGCGCGAATGTGCAGCACTTATTGTCGCGACATGTAGATGGTTTGCTGGTATCACTATCATCAGAAACAACAGATCTTACCCAATATAAATACCTGCACGAAAAAGGCTTCCCCATTGTGTTTTTCGACCGGGTTGCTGCTGATATTGATACGCATAAAGTAACAGCAGATAACTATAAAGGATCATTCGAAGCCACTGAGCATTTAATAAACTCTGGCTTTATGCAAATAGCGCATCTTACCAATTCGGCCAATTTAATGATCAGCCAAAAAAGGTTAGAGGGTTATAAAGATGCGCTGGAGAAACATAATGTTTGCTATCGCCCCGAGCTGATTAAGCATTGCAACCACGGCGGTATGATACAGGAAGAGGTAGAAGAAGCCATTAAAGAACTCCTGAATTTAGATGAGCGCCCCGATGCTATATTTATAGCCAGCGATCGCCTTACTACCAGCTGCATGGCTATTTTAAAGAAATTTAAGGTTAAGGTGCCCGAAGATATTGCCATATCGGGTTTTACAAATTCGGACGTGGCCGAACTGTTTGACCCACCACTGACCGTGGTGCGCCAGCCGGCATTTCAGATCGGGCAAATTGCTACCGAGATGCTGATTAAGGTGATAGAAAGCAAGTACCCCGTAACCGAGTTTGTGACCGAAACGCTGGATACGGTATTGATTAAGAGGGCTTCGTCTGAAAAGGTATAA
- a CDS encoding pectinesterase family protein, whose translation MRKILFIFCCFFALQVKAQTITYPAELTVSADGSGSYKTIQEAVNSVRDLSQKQVIIHIKKGIYHEKLMIPSWKTHISLIGEDAVNTIITNNDYSGKAYPDGRDAFGKDKFSTYTSYTVLVQGNDCVLENLTIENAAGRVGQAVALHVEGDRCVIKNCRLLGNQDTLYAATSNSRQLYQNCYIEGTTDFIFGEAIVVFQDCTIKSLINSYITAAATSPQQQFGFVFLSCKLIADTSATKVYLGRPWRPYAQTVFIHCEQGSHILPEGWNPWKGDVMFPDKEKTTFYAEYGNTGAGSSTKDRVKWSRQLSAKEAQRYTIKNVLSGSDHWEP comes from the coding sequence ATGCGAAAAATACTATTTATTTTCTGTTGTTTCTTTGCCTTGCAAGTAAAGGCGCAAACCATCACTTACCCTGCCGAACTAACCGTATCTGCCGATGGTAGCGGCAGTTATAAAACTATACAGGAAGCTGTGAATTCGGTACGTGACCTTTCGCAGAAACAGGTGATCATTCATATTAAAAAAGGGATTTACCACGAAAAACTGATGATCCCATCGTGGAAAACCCATATCTCATTAATTGGAGAAGACGCGGTTAATACCATCATCACTAATAACGATTATTCGGGCAAGGCTTACCCGGATGGTAGGGATGCTTTTGGGAAAGATAAGTTCAGTACCTATACTTCATACACTGTGTTGGTGCAGGGCAATGATTGTGTGCTCGAAAACCTGACCATCGAAAACGCCGCAGGCCGGGTTGGGCAGGCCGTTGCTTTACATGTAGAAGGTGACAGATGTGTAATTAAAAACTGCCGTTTACTGGGCAATCAGGACACCTTGTATGCAGCTACGAGTAACAGTCGACAGTTATACCAGAACTGTTATATCGAAGGCACCACCGATTTTATTTTCGGCGAAGCCATAGTGGTATTCCAGGATTGCACCATTAAAAGTTTAATCAATTCGTACATCACGGCAGCAGCAACTTCACCCCAACAGCAGTTTGGTTTTGTGTTTTTGAGTTGCAAGCTGATAGCTGATACATCGGCTACCAAAGTATATCTCGGCAGGCCCTGGCGGCCTTATGCCCAAACGGTATTTATCCATTGCGAACAGGGTAGCCATATTTTACCTGAAGGCTGGAACCCATGGAAAGGCGATGTCATGTTCCCCGATAAAGAGAAGACCACCTTTTATGCAGAGTATGGAAATACAGGTGCAGGCTCATCTACTAAAGACCGTGTAAAATGGTCAAGACAACTAAGCGCAAAAGAAGCACAACGTTATACCATTAAAAATGTATTGAGCGGCTCAGACCATTGGGAACCATGA
- a CDS encoding RagB/SusD family nutrient uptake outer membrane protein, giving the protein MKKYSHNLLAVVLGVTLTMLASCKKYLEENPVASFSTESAFSNVNTATDAVLGVYARLAGDNGYGIRLSMYYTVDADDFVGPTSNAAPDNDRRDIARYVATPSNGQLELPFENLYTGIERANICIKYIPLMSAYTNGSASDQTALKRLYGEALTLRAQFYFELIRNWGDVPASYIPSADQPTLKIAKTSQNDIYDHIIADLLTAEGLVPWRTEIAARDERITKGAVKGLRARIALFAGGYSLKSNGTVDRRSDYLKYYQICHDECADLMARRDAHNLNSSFQTLFKNYVDAHTLDPTYEIMFEVAMAGGSGVADSKLGYYDGPRSVNGSTSYGNSSLTATPTYFYAFDQNDTRRDVTICPYFTNIDGTKALQKFTTITLGKFRRDWITNPAIAPTSAAQYFGINWPILRFADILLMFAETENEINGGATAAAVNALKEVRTRGFGGNATLIGTIPTDKAGFFNAINNERLFEFGGEGIRKYDLIRWNIFLPTITTARNNMTLMLNKQAPYANLPQSMYYQNASQTLVYGNSLYAPTPSATPTGYTKVAWISNITAAYITSDAQAYKTGHSELLPIPQQSIDANPLLTQNPGY; this is encoded by the coding sequence ATGAAAAAATATTCGCATAATTTACTGGCAGTGGTACTGGGTGTAACCCTTACCATGCTTGCCTCTTGTAAAAAGTATCTCGAAGAAAACCCTGTTGCATCATTCTCAACAGAATCAGCCTTTAGCAATGTAAACACAGCTACTGATGCTGTACTGGGCGTATACGCAAGGCTGGCCGGCGATAATGGTTATGGCATCAGGCTTAGCATGTATTATACAGTTGATGCCGATGATTTTGTTGGCCCCACAAGCAACGCAGCTCCCGACAATGACCGCCGCGATATTGCACGTTATGTTGCTACGCCATCTAACGGACAATTAGAGTTGCCGTTCGAAAATCTGTATACCGGTATCGAAAGAGCCAATATCTGTATAAAGTATATTCCGCTGATGTCGGCTTATACCAATGGCAGCGCTTCAGACCAAACTGCTTTAAAAAGATTATATGGTGAGGCTTTAACCCTGCGTGCACAATTCTATTTCGAACTGATCAGGAACTGGGGCGATGTGCCTGCGTCTTATATCCCATCTGCCGATCAGCCCACTTTAAAGATAGCCAAAACCAGTCAGAACGATATTTATGATCATATTATAGCCGACCTGTTAACCGCAGAAGGTCTGGTGCCTTGGCGTACCGAAATTGCTGCACGCGATGAGCGTATTACCAAAGGTGCTGTAAAAGGCTTACGTGCCCGTATTGCTTTATTTGCCGGTGGCTATTCATTAAAAAGCAACGGTACAGTCGACCGCCGCAGCGATTACTTAAAATACTACCAGATTTGCCACGACGAATGTGCTGATTTAATGGCCCGCCGCGATGCCCATAATTTGAACAGCAGTTTCCAAACCCTGTTTAAAAACTATGTTGATGCCCACACGCTCGACCCTACTTATGAGATTATGTTCGAAGTAGCAATGGCCGGTGGCTCGGGTGTTGCCGATAGTAAACTGGGTTATTACGATGGCCCGCGCAGTGTTAACGGAAGCACCAGTTATGGTAACTCGAGCTTAACAGCTACACCAACTTATTTCTATGCTTTCGACCAAAATGATACCCGCAGAGATGTAACCATTTGCCCGTATTTTACCAATATTGATGGGACCAAGGCATTACAAAAATTTACTACCATTACACTTGGTAAATTTAGAAGAGACTGGATTACCAACCCTGCAATAGCCCCAACATCGGCAGCGCAGTATTTTGGTATCAACTGGCCGATCCTTCGCTTTGCAGACATCCTTTTAATGTTTGCCGAAACAGAGAACGAAATTAATGGCGGTGCAACTGCCGCTGCTGTAAACGCTTTAAAAGAAGTTAGGACCCGTGGCTTTGGTGGTAATGCGACCTTAATTGGCACCATCCCTACTGATAAAGCGGGTTTCTTTAATGCCATTAACAACGAACGTTTATTTGAGTTTGGCGGCGAGGGTATCCGTAAGTATGATCTGATCCGTTGGAACATCTTCCTGCCAACAATAACAACTGCACGTAATAACATGACGTTAATGCTGAACAAGCAAGCGCCTTATGCCAACCTGCCGCAATCAATGTATTATCAAAATGCATCACAAACTTTGGTTTATGGCAATTCCTTATATGCGCCAACACCATCGGCAACGCCAACCGGTTATACCAAAGTTGCCTGGATAAGCAATATTACTGCGGCATACATTACCAGTGATGCACAGGCTTATAAAACAGGGCATAGCGAGTTGCTGCCGATACCACAGCAATCTATCGATGCCAACCCGTTACTAACTCAAAACCCAGGATACTAA
- a CDS encoding pectate lyase gives MKKLPIILTLLLFIQLHHAYPADRDSTLAFPGAEGYGKYTTGGRGGKVYVVTNLNDSGEGSLRDAIQQKGPRIVVFAVSGTIALESKLTISNNNITIAGQTAPGDGICLRNYTTTINADNVIVRYMRFRMGDERKYEDDSFNGRSHKNIIIDHCSMSWSIDETASFYYNKNFTMQWCIIAESLDHSFHSKGPHGYGGIWGGERATFHHNLLASHTSRNPRFSGSETVPNPADELVDFINNAIYNWGGNSTYGGERGKYNMINNYYKPGPATTKTFNRILNPWAPFGKYYLTGNVLVGNAKVTADNWQGVQGQKDESVGIAKADTALKTALIDHIQSAEDAYHSILQKAGANLHRDPVDLRTLQDVATGTAKEGKDRNGIIDSQKDVGGWPELKSLPAPVDTDHDGIPDAWEKQHGLNPNDAADGAAYKLDKQYTNLEVYLNSLVKDVI, from the coding sequence ATGAAAAAGCTACCTATCATACTTACCCTGCTTCTTTTTATCCAGCTGCATCACGCCTACCCGGCAGATCGGGACAGCACGCTGGCTTTCCCCGGTGCCGAAGGTTACGGTAAATATACCACCGGTGGCCGCGGCGGTAAGGTGTACGTAGTTACCAATTTAAATGATAGCGGCGAAGGCAGCTTACGCGATGCCATCCAGCAAAAAGGCCCGCGCATTGTGGTATTTGCCGTGTCTGGTACTATTGCGTTGGAGTCGAAACTCACTATCAGCAATAATAATATTACCATAGCCGGACAAACCGCACCTGGCGATGGTATTTGTTTAAGAAACTACACTACAACTATTAACGCAGATAACGTAATTGTACGCTATATGCGTTTTCGTATGGGCGATGAACGTAAGTATGAGGATGATTCTTTCAACGGGCGAAGCCATAAAAATATCATTATTGATCATTGCTCTATGAGCTGGTCGATAGATGAAACGGCTTCGTTTTACTACAATAAAAACTTCACCATGCAGTGGTGTATCATTGCCGAAAGTTTAGATCATTCATTTCACTCTAAAGGCCCGCACGGCTATGGCGGTATTTGGGGTGGCGAACGCGCAACCTTTCATCATAACTTACTGGCCAGCCATACCAGTCGTAACCCTCGCTTCAGCGGTTCTGAAACCGTACCTAACCCAGCTGATGAACTGGTTGATTTTATCAACAACGCCATCTACAACTGGGGTGGCAACAGCACTTATGGTGGCGAGCGGGGCAAATACAACATGATTAACAATTATTACAAACCTGGCCCGGCTACTACTAAAACATTCAATCGCATTTTAAATCCCTGGGCGCCATTCGGCAAATATTATTTAACCGGAAATGTGTTAGTAGGGAATGCAAAAGTAACAGCCGATAACTGGCAGGGTGTGCAAGGCCAAAAGGACGAATCTGTTGGGATTGCCAAAGCAGATACAGCATTGAAGACGGCGTTGATAGATCATATCCAATCTGCCGAAGATGCTTATCATTCCATCCTACAAAAAGCAGGCGCAAACCTGCACCGCGATCCGGTTGATTTACGCACTTTACAGGATGTTGCCACCGGCACAGCCAAAGAAGGTAAAGACCGAAATGGTATTATCGATTCGCAAAAAGATGTTGGCGGCTGGCCCGAGCTAAAATCGTTACCAGCACCTGTGGATACCGACCACGACGGCATACCCGATGCCTGGGAAAAACAACACGGCCTTAACCCGAATGATGCTGCCGATGGCGCGGCTTATAAACTTGACAAGCAATACACTAACCTCGAAGTTTACCTAAACAGCTTAGTAAAAGACGTAATATGA